In one window of Photorhabdus laumondii subsp. laumondii DNA:
- a CDS encoding IS982-like element ISPlu6 family transposase yields MDNLVEIFCDVDDFCRFFIPQWEQFCLDSGHRLRRRQGHMYPSEIMTILILFHMSHYRDFKHFYLEHIWKYHHKDFPTLLSYPRFVSVAPSVLVPLCSYLTQLKGKPTGIAFIDSTRLSVCHNIRIPRHKVFAGIAKRGKNSMGWFYGFKLHLVVNHQGEILALKVTPGNVDDREPVRELSKELTGSLYGDKGYLSQELADDLAKTDVTFITKKRRNMKASMQAEWDKIMLKKRFIIETINGQLKTLSQIEHSRHRSIKGFLLCVLGGLIAYCLKLKKPSLKVFYSEDDFSMTD; encoded by the coding sequence ATGGACAACTTAGTTGAAATTTTCTGTGATGTCGATGATTTTTGCCGTTTTTTCATCCCTCAATGGGAACAATTTTGTCTCGATAGCGGGCATCGTTTACGCCGCCGACAAGGTCATATGTATCCCAGTGAAATCATGACCATTTTGATCCTTTTTCATATGTCGCATTACCGTGATTTTAAACATTTTTATCTAGAACATATTTGGAAATATCACCATAAGGATTTTCCAACCTTGCTTAGCTATCCTCGTTTTGTCAGTGTGGCTCCTTCCGTTTTGGTGCCATTATGCAGCTATCTGACTCAATTAAAAGGGAAACCCACAGGCATTGCTTTTATTGATTCCACCCGTTTGAGTGTCTGCCATAACATTCGCATCCCTCGACATAAGGTCTTTGCGGGGATAGCAAAGCGCGGAAAAAATTCAATGGGCTGGTTTTACGGTTTCAAATTACACCTGGTTGTCAATCATCAGGGTGAAATTCTCGCGCTTAAAGTGACTCCGGGTAATGTGGATGATCGGGAACCTGTTCGTGAATTATCAAAAGAATTAACGGGTTCTCTTTACGGTGACAAAGGTTACCTCAGCCAGGAATTGGCGGACGATTTAGCTAAAACCGATGTCACTTTCATCACGAAAAAACGGCGTAACATGAAAGCGAGTATGCAAGCTGAGTGGGATAAGATAATGTTAAAAAAGCGTTTTATCATTGAAACGATTAATGGGCAATTAAAAACTCTTTCTCAAATAGAGCATTCCCGCCACCGAAGTATAAAAGGCTTTCTGTTGTGCGTTTTAGGTGGATTGATTGCTTACTGCCTTAAATTGAAGAAGCCATCACTGAAAGTTTTCTACTCAGAAGACGATTTTTCAATGACGGATTAA
- the glnB gene encoding nitrogen regulatory protein P-II: protein MKKIDAIIKPFKLDDVREALAEVGITGMTVTEVKGFGRQKGHTELYRGAEYMVDFLPKVKIEIVVPDDIVDTCVETIMQTAQTGKIGDGKIFVFDVARVVRIRTGEQDEEAI, encoded by the coding sequence ATGAAAAAGATTGATGCGATTATCAAACCTTTCAAATTAGATGATGTGCGTGAAGCTCTGGCGGAAGTGGGTATCACCGGAATGACAGTAACAGAGGTGAAAGGTTTTGGGCGCCAAAAAGGTCATACAGAGCTGTATCGCGGTGCAGAATATATGGTGGATTTTCTGCCAAAAGTGAAAATAGAAATTGTCGTGCCAGATGATATTGTCGATACCTGTGTTGAAACCATTATGCAGACGGCACAGACCGGGAAAATCGGTGATGGTAAAATATTTGTATTTGATGTAGCACGTGTTGTGCGTATCCGCACCGGTGAGCAGGATGAAGAGGCGATTTAA
- the qseG gene encoding two-component system QseEF-associated lipoprotein QseG has protein sequence MHNRSTYRFVRKTDRQNIAVQLGENVSVARLLLPRVSVGGFSMMLLIFVVFLLAGCVKNPVNNNLATVTQMVIPEQRVTDYRIAECGLMWDLETPPSIENALYWLRLMDCSDRLTSARARNMAKYTLPVTWDMAFKQSILLNSAGPTLSERRKMIENFNKYRLKFPNPLRALLQLWREQQVQQIAVAEERAKFQKLQADTDNKLDRLRESRARLEFELQQTSRKLENLTDIERQLSSRKQNQGSAGSGNSDKHVETPETTALPNKNSTPNSTSESDKGAAP, from the coding sequence ATGCATAACAGGTCTACTTACCGTTTTGTACGAAAGACGGATCGGCAGAATATTGCAGTACAACTTGGGGAAAACGTATCGGTTGCCAGATTGTTATTACCACGAGTTTCAGTTGGGGGTTTTAGCATGATGCTGCTGATCTTCGTTGTTTTTTTATTGGCGGGTTGCGTTAAAAATCCGGTTAATAATAATTTAGCGACAGTTACGCAAATGGTAATACCAGAGCAACGGGTGACGGATTACCGTATTGCCGAGTGTGGGTTAATGTGGGATTTAGAGACGCCGCCATCGATTGAGAATGCGCTTTACTGGCTGCGACTGATGGATTGTTCAGATCGCCTGACATCAGCGAGAGCACGTAATATGGCGAAATACACGCTTCCGGTTACTTGGGATATGGCTTTTAAACAAAGTATCTTACTTAACAGTGCCGGGCCTACATTGTCTGAGCGTCGGAAAATGATTGAAAACTTCAACAAATACCGGTTGAAATTCCCGAACCCGTTGCGAGCGTTATTGCAGTTATGGCGTGAGCAGCAAGTTCAGCAAATTGCAGTGGCTGAGGAGCGGGCAAAATTCCAAAAATTACAGGCAGATACGGATAATAAACTTGATCGTCTGCGTGAAAGTCGCGCACGGTTGGAGTTTGAGCTACAGCAAACTTCTCGTAAACTGGAAAACCTGACAGATATTGAACGTCAGCTCTCTTCCCGTAAACAAAATCAGGGGAGTGCTGGCTCAGGCAATTCGGATAAACATGTTGAAACGCCCGAGACGACGGCATTACCTAACAAAAACAGTACGCCAAACAGTACCTCTGAATCAGATAAAGGAGCAGCACCATGA
- a CDS encoding aldehyde dehydrogenase family protein, with product MLIDSVKPDVKTAMENKLQQVEALALGESYVTRRRAAVINVLDEVVGETAIAPPVYICEVVRKMRIAPRLRLDEIHATMKQAAKIYSSESVAGLSPAEYVQLTHRVIGLPASIIERSLIETSEVLMMMSEIIKASMPHGAIWHVDDSRVAEGCALFSRRADVLAVLTGGNGPGAHALWPQALAFGYRILIKPSVREPFTAQRLVSSLQQAGLGNYVALIPTDHQGADEMVSAADLSIIYGGQDIVNKYHSNPKVLIQGPGRSKIVVGSDVNIDEAVSLVARSVSALGGTACVSASAVLIEGDPVDFGQRLSEAFDQMDAEETFPLGSSNTTALLQKSLYPEKNEDLRLFGEQTSSGYILRPCVTVVDNPIDPLIQRELPFPCVTVAPYDRLKSSQMLSDSLVVTVFSKKPEILGAVLSNTTISNVYAGDIPTTWMAPLVPHDGYLSEFLMHSRGVRIQKNWFT from the coding sequence ATGCTAATCGATAGTGTGAAGCCTGACGTAAAAACCGCAATGGAGAACAAATTGCAACAAGTGGAGGCTCTCGCACTGGGAGAATCCTATGTTACACGCCGGCGTGCGGCTGTTATCAACGTGTTAGATGAAGTTGTTGGAGAAACTGCGATAGCGCCTCCCGTTTATATTTGTGAAGTTGTTCGCAAGATGAGAATTGCCCCCCGACTGAGGTTGGATGAAATTCATGCAACAATGAAGCAGGCGGCAAAAATTTATTCCAGTGAGAGTGTCGCCGGGCTTTCTCCGGCAGAATATGTGCAATTGACACACCGTGTCATTGGGCTGCCAGCGAGTATTATCGAAAGGTCACTGATTGAAACTTCAGAAGTGCTTATGATGATGTCTGAGATAATCAAAGCATCTATGCCACATGGCGCTATTTGGCATGTGGATGATAGCAGAGTTGCAGAAGGATGTGCTTTATTCAGCCGACGAGCGGATGTGCTGGCTGTTCTGACTGGTGGTAATGGGCCGGGAGCGCATGCTTTGTGGCCGCAAGCTCTTGCTTTTGGGTATCGAATTTTAATTAAGCCTTCTGTTCGTGAACCATTCACCGCTCAACGATTAGTCTCCTCATTGCAACAGGCTGGGCTCGGAAACTATGTTGCGCTCATACCGACAGATCATCAAGGTGCTGACGAAATGGTTTCTGCGGCAGATCTGTCTATTATTTATGGCGGGCAAGATATCGTTAATAAATATCATTCGAATCCTAAAGTTTTAATCCAAGGACCGGGGCGTTCGAAAATTGTGGTAGGTTCAGATGTCAATATTGATGAAGCAGTTTCACTTGTTGCCCGATCGGTCAGTGCTCTTGGTGGTACCGCATGTGTTTCTGCCAGCGCGGTATTAATAGAAGGGGACCCTGTTGATTTTGGTCAACGTTTATCGGAAGCGTTTGATCAGATGGATGCTGAGGAGACATTTCCATTAGGGTCATCGAATACCACGGCTTTATTACAGAAATCACTTTATCCTGAAAAAAATGAAGATCTTCGGTTGTTTGGTGAACAAACATCATCAGGATATATCCTTAGACCTTGCGTTACTGTTGTCGATAATCCAATAGATCCTTTAATTCAACGCGAACTTCCATTTCCATGCGTCACTGTTGCACCTTATGACCGTTTGAAGAGTTCACAAATGTTATCAGATTCGTTAGTTGTTACTGTATTCTCGAAAAAACCAGAAATTCTGGGTGCCGTTCTGAGTAATACAACTATCAGTAATGTTTATGCAGGAGATATTCCGACAACCTGGATGGCACCACTTGTACCGCATGACGGATATTTGTCAGAATTTTTGATGCATAGCCGAGGGGTTCGTATTCAGAAGAATTGGTTTACTTAA
- a CDS encoding NAD+ synthase: MSRTLNIALAQLNWMIGDIEGNCERMLQTVQEQQQQNADLVMFSELAISGYSPEDLLFRADFHQRCREQLARLQAASCQIAILVGHPWEQDGEIYNALSLFWQGEILARYFKQRLPNYGVFDEKRYFKAGDQSCVVPFKGYNLGLLICEDLWFDEPIDALKQAGADLVLSINASPYSREKPYIRYELIREHCRRTELPMIYLNQVGGQDELIFDGCSKVFNASGEVTHRLAAFNEQIQQCCFNELKIEPMVNPAPELPPLQQVYQALVLSVHDYVRKNGFQGVLLGLSGGIDSGLTLAIAVDALGKEHVQAVMMPFRYTSEMSIEDAKKQADMLGVEFNVVSIEPVFDAFMAQFEPLFAGTAKDTTEENLQARCRAVILMAMSNKRHRLVLTTSNKSESAVGYSTLYGDMAGGFNALKDVPKTLVFALAKYRNTVSPAIPQRVIDRPPSAELAPGQLDQDSLPPYDILDDILEGYVEQDKSVDGLVAAGFDEQIVRKVVRLVDINEYKRRQAPVGPRITLRNFGKDRRYPITSGFGRKNW; the protein is encoded by the coding sequence ATGAGCCGTACTCTTAATATTGCCCTTGCACAGCTTAATTGGATGATTGGCGACATTGAAGGCAACTGTGAACGTATGTTGCAGACAGTACAGGAACAACAGCAACAAAATGCTGATTTGGTGATGTTTTCTGAACTGGCAATATCCGGTTATTCTCCAGAAGATCTATTATTCCGAGCTGATTTTCATCAGCGTTGCCGTGAGCAATTGGCACGTTTACAGGCTGCCAGTTGTCAAATTGCTATTTTAGTTGGTCATCCTTGGGAGCAGGACGGGGAGATTTACAACGCACTTTCCTTATTCTGGCAAGGGGAGATCTTGGCCCGTTATTTCAAGCAACGGTTACCAAATTATGGTGTTTTCGATGAGAAACGCTATTTTAAAGCGGGCGATCAAAGCTGTGTTGTGCCATTTAAGGGCTACAATCTCGGCTTATTGATTTGTGAAGATTTATGGTTTGATGAGCCGATTGATGCCTTGAAACAGGCTGGTGCAGACTTAGTTCTTTCTATCAACGCTTCTCCATATAGCCGTGAAAAACCTTATATCCGTTATGAACTGATTAGAGAACATTGCCGACGTACAGAGTTACCCATGATTTATCTTAATCAGGTTGGGGGTCAGGATGAGCTGATTTTCGACGGCTGTTCTAAAGTTTTTAATGCAAGTGGTGAAGTGACTCATCGGTTAGCCGCATTTAATGAACAAATCCAACAATGCTGCTTTAATGAATTAAAAATTGAACCTATGGTTAATCCGGCACCTGAATTACCGCCATTGCAGCAGGTATATCAGGCATTAGTCCTTTCAGTGCATGATTACGTTCGCAAAAATGGCTTTCAAGGCGTGTTATTAGGCTTATCTGGAGGAATTGACTCTGGCTTAACGCTGGCAATTGCTGTTGATGCATTGGGTAAAGAGCATGTTCAGGCCGTTATGATGCCATTCCGCTATACATCTGAAATGAGTATAGAAGATGCTAAAAAACAGGCTGATATGTTGGGTGTTGAGTTTAATGTGGTGTCGATCGAACCGGTGTTTGATGCATTTATGGCACAATTTGAACCTCTATTTGCCGGTACGGCCAAAGATACCACCGAAGAGAATTTACAGGCGCGTTGCCGTGCCGTTATTCTGATGGCGATGTCTAACAAACGCCATCGTCTCGTGCTGACGACCAGTAATAAGAGTGAATCAGCGGTGGGGTATTCCACATTATATGGTGATATGGCGGGTGGTTTTAATGCGCTGAAAGATGTACCGAAAACATTGGTATTTGCATTAGCAAAATATCGTAATACTGTTTCGCCGGCGATACCTCAACGAGTCATTGATCGTCCGCCATCGGCAGAATTGGCACCCGGACAGCTTGATCAGGACAGTTTACCGCCTTATGACATTCTGGATGATATTCTGGAAGGTTATGTGGAACAGGATAAGTCGGTTGATGGGCTGGTGGCGGCAGGGTTTGATGAACAAATTGTACGTAAAGTTGTTCGTTTGGTTGATATCAACGAATATAAACGTCGTCAAGCTCCGGTGGGACCGCGTATTACGCTACGTAATTTTGGTAAAGACAGACGCTACCCGATTACCTCTGGTTTCGGCCGTAAAAACTGGTAA
- a CDS encoding AMP-binding protein, whose amino-acid sequence MTDFHNFDVYLSQIMNWHFSPETGSPFWLEKRKILDFDPLQDIRTFSDLRLFPDIADELRDVPTESLVPRGLQNAAIAGVFESGGTTGRPKRVVVFEEWLEQLVAWRLSDMKVVNTGAIKNTLALVPSGPHVIGAISRLRARANGGHFFTVDLDPRWVKKMIQQGDLAGMEAYCEHILDQAEDIINRQNISYLIVTPPLLERMVRRAALVSHLNKSLDLIAWGGTHMDPDTQAFLQSSIFPDVKITASYGSTMILGESKSRDNQDFEGSPIFDSFAPNVLFEVIDPLTQKPVPFGERGRVVMNYINKFALFPNILERDTAVRMPRIDDYPGVSVTLVRPVEEISGHAVIEGVY is encoded by the coding sequence GTGACTGATTTTCATAACTTTGACGTTTATTTGTCTCAAATCATGAATTGGCACTTTTCGCCTGAAACCGGATCGCCGTTTTGGCTTGAAAAACGCAAAATATTGGATTTCGATCCATTGCAAGATATACGTACTTTCTCTGATTTAAGGTTATTTCCCGATATTGCTGATGAACTTCGGGATGTTCCGACTGAAAGCTTGGTGCCTCGTGGTTTGCAGAATGCGGCCATTGCGGGGGTATTTGAAAGTGGAGGGACGACAGGACGACCCAAACGTGTTGTCGTCTTTGAAGAGTGGTTAGAGCAGTTAGTGGCCTGGCGTTTGAGTGATATGAAAGTCGTTAATACGGGGGCAATAAAGAATACCTTGGCGCTGGTCCCTTCTGGTCCTCATGTTATCGGGGCAATAAGCCGTCTTCGTGCTCGTGCTAATGGTGGGCATTTCTTCACCGTGGATTTAGATCCACGTTGGGTTAAAAAGATGATCCAACAAGGTGATCTTGCCGGGATGGAGGCTTACTGCGAGCATATTCTCGATCAGGCTGAAGATATTATTAATAGACAAAATATTAGTTACCTAATTGTCACGCCGCCACTTTTAGAACGAATGGTTAGGAGAGCGGCGTTGGTCAGTCATTTGAATAAGAGTTTGGACCTTATTGCTTGGGGTGGAACTCACATGGACCCAGATACACAGGCATTTTTGCAATCCTCAATTTTCCCTGATGTCAAAATAACAGCCAGTTATGGCAGTACAATGATACTGGGCGAATCTAAATCAAGAGATAATCAGGATTTTGAAGGGTCACCTATCTTTGACAGCTTTGCCCCTAACGTCCTTTTTGAAGTTATCGATCCACTGACGCAAAAACCGGTTCCTTTTGGGGAACGAGGTCGGGTTGTAATGAACTACATCAACAAGTTTGCTTTATTTCCGAATATCTTGGAACGTGATACAGCGGTGAGGATGCCAAGAATAGATGATTACCCAGGAGTTTCCGTTACGCTGGTGCGTCCTGTTGAGGAGATTTCTGGTCATGCGGTAATAGAAGGGGTCTATTAA
- the tssI gene encoding type VI secretion system tip protein TssI/VgrG: protein MANDLNVERTGLVFTLTAGNLPVKTFVVVEFTLNEVLSMLFSLQATVTCANSDIDFADILDQYATLTVYRDGQPERYITGIVTHFVQETTGRYRSCYYLTLHPSLWRAGLRVNSRIFQNKSVTDIIDRLLKENGVRQFSCLLRYEHPVREFCVQYDESDLAFLQRLLADEGIFYYYYFDQDKGEPAMIFVDSYTKNGSLSLPYNPEPDVTGNQCCISQFRWGERVGIAEISVRDYTFKHPRWLSDFQFHENHRYIGNQRSDLNSYYYYDFPGRYKDGNGQRISQYRLEALRNDALLGSGQSDSFALLPGMWFTLTDHPKEKFNAPWQIIQITHRGHQPQADESHFGSRGTTLTNGFTFGSPNFSVRLKRFIRM, encoded by the coding sequence ATGGCTAATGATTTAAATGTGGAACGAACCGGGCTGGTTTTTACTCTTACGGCCGGTAATCTCCCTGTGAAAACTTTTGTTGTGGTTGAATTTACACTGAATGAAGTCTTGTCAATGCTATTCAGTTTGCAAGCCACAGTGACTTGTGCCAATTCAGATATTGATTTTGCGGATATTTTGGATCAATACGCCACATTGACCGTTTATCGTGATGGGCAGCCTGAGCGTTATATCACCGGGATTGTGACTCATTTTGTGCAGGAAACAACGGGCCGTTATCGTAGTTGTTATTACTTGACTCTCCACCCTTCCTTGTGGCGTGCCGGATTGCGGGTTAACTCTCGAATTTTTCAGAATAAATCCGTCACCGATATTATTGATAGGCTATTGAAAGAAAATGGCGTTCGGCAATTCTCTTGTCTATTGCGCTATGAACATCCCGTGCGGGAGTTCTGTGTTCAGTACGATGAGAGTGATTTGGCTTTTTTACAGCGTCTGTTAGCTGATGAAGGGATCTTTTATTACTATTACTTTGATCAGGATAAGGGCGAGCCGGCAATGATTTTTGTCGACTCTTATACCAAGAATGGTTCTCTTTCACTGCCCTACAACCCAGAACCTGATGTTACAGGCAACCAGTGTTGCATCAGCCAGTTTCGTTGGGGAGAACGAGTGGGCATTGCTGAAATTTCGGTGAGAGATTACACATTTAAACATCCCCGGTGGCTTTCAGATTTTCAATTCCATGAAAATCACAGGTACATCGGCAATCAGCGTTCGGATTTAAATAGCTACTATTACTATGACTTTCCCGGACGTTATAAAGATGGAAATGGGCAGCGAATAAGTCAATACCGGTTGGAGGCATTGCGTAATGATGCTTTGCTTGGCAGTGGGCAAAGTGACAGTTTTGCTCTTTTACCGGGCATGTGGTTTACGCTTACCGATCATCCGAAAGAAAAATTTAATGCGCCGTGGCAAATAATCCAAATTACTCACCGCGGTCATCAACCTCAAGCGGATGAATCCCATTTTGGTAGCAGAGGGACGACTTTGACGAACGGTTTTACCTTTGGTAGTCCCAATTTCTCCGTGAGGCTAAAGAGGTTTATTCGCATGTGA
- the glrR gene encoding two-component system response regulator GlrR, which translates to MTARKPAHLLLVDDDPGLLKLLGMRLTSEGFRVTTAESGGEALRLLTKEKIDLVISDLRMDEMDGMALFAEIQKQQPGMPVIILTAHGSIPEAVAATQQGVFSFLTKPVDRDALYKAIDGALALTTPASDEQWREQIVTRSPAMLRLLEQARMVAQSDVSVLINGQSGTGKEVLAQAIHRASPRAKKPFIAINCGALPEQLLESELFGHAKGAFTGAVSSREGLFLAAQGGTLFLDEIGDMPQALQVKLLRVLQERKIRPLGSNRDLDIDVRIISATHRDLPKAMAKNEFREDLYYRLNVVNLKIPALNGRVEDIPLLANHLLRESAKRHKPFVRSFSVDAMKCLMAASWPGNVRQLVNVIEQCVALTTAPVISEALVTQALEGENTALPTFVEARNQFELNYLRKLLQMTKGNVTHAARMAGRNRTEFYKLLARHELDANDFKE; encoded by the coding sequence ATGACAGCGCGTAAACCAGCCCATCTTCTTCTGGTTGATGATGATCCTGGTTTGTTGAAATTGTTGGGAATGCGTCTTACCAGTGAAGGTTTTCGTGTCACAACCGCAGAAAGTGGCGGTGAAGCGTTGAGATTGCTAACTAAAGAAAAAATCGATTTGGTGATCAGTGACCTGCGTATGGATGAAATGGATGGTATGGCACTGTTCGCTGAAATCCAGAAGCAGCAACCGGGTATGCCAGTTATCATTCTAACGGCTCATGGCTCAATTCCAGAGGCAGTAGCGGCCACTCAACAGGGTGTCTTTAGTTTTCTGACTAAACCCGTTGATCGGGATGCGCTTTATAAAGCGATTGATGGTGCATTGGCGTTGACCACGCCTGCCAGTGATGAACAGTGGCGGGAACAGATAGTTACCCGCAGTCCTGCTATGTTGCGTTTGTTGGAGCAGGCGCGAATGGTTGCTCAATCTGATGTCAGTGTACTGATAAACGGTCAGAGTGGTACCGGGAAGGAAGTGCTAGCCCAGGCAATTCACCGTGCCAGTCCACGGGCGAAAAAACCATTTATCGCGATTAACTGTGGTGCTTTGCCGGAACAACTCCTTGAGTCAGAACTGTTTGGTCATGCTAAAGGTGCATTTACCGGTGCGGTCAGCAGCCGTGAAGGGTTATTCCTTGCTGCGCAGGGGGGAACGCTGTTTCTTGATGAAATCGGTGATATGCCACAGGCTTTGCAGGTTAAATTGTTGCGCGTATTGCAGGAACGTAAAATACGTCCGCTCGGAAGTAACCGTGATCTGGATATTGATGTACGGATTATCTCAGCGACTCACCGTGATTTACCGAAGGCAATGGCAAAAAATGAGTTTCGCGAAGATCTCTATTACCGCCTAAATGTGGTGAACTTGAAAATTCCAGCTTTGAATGGCCGGGTTGAAGATATTCCTTTATTGGCGAATCATCTGTTGCGTGAATCAGCGAAACGCCATAAACCTTTTGTCCGTAGTTTCTCAGTTGATGCGATGAAATGCCTGATGGCGGCAAGTTGGCCTGGCAATGTGCGTCAGCTTGTTAATGTGATCGAACAGTGTGTTGCGCTGACTACTGCGCCGGTTATTAGTGAAGCCTTGGTTACGCAGGCACTAGAAGGGGAAAATACAGCGTTACCCACTTTTGTAGAAGCCAGAAATCAGTTTGAACTGAATTATCTGCGTAAATTACTGCAAATGACCAAAGGGAATGTGACTCATGCGGCGCGTATGGCGGGGCGTAACCGGACTGAATTCTACAAATTACTGGCGCGCCATGAATTGGATGCGAATGATTTTAAAGAATAA
- a CDS encoding sensor histidine kinase, with amino-acid sequence MISLKKWRLFPRSLRQLVVMAFWLVLLPLLVLAYQAYQSLDQLSEQAADINRTTLADARRSEAMTGIALEMERSYRQYCVLGDKTLENLYQRQYQQYLKMLKDQMAILDEQQHIKTLNSLLSQLTKIACLNSEPTQPAAQLLEQFSNANSQMVQATRDIIFSRGEQLQKDIAEKGQFFGWQSLILFLLSALLVALFTRMIIGPVKGIERMINRLGEGQSLGVRIDSFQGPRELRSLAQRIIWLSERLAWLESQRHEFLRHISHELKTPLASMREGTELLADEVAGPLTADQQEVVAILDNSSKHLQQLIEQLLDYNRKLADGPTEQQQVSLREIVNEVVLSHSLPARSKNIQTEIQLDADILWAEPTLLMRVIDNLYSNAVHYGAESGNIWVSSRQIGKYVQINVANTGTPIPESERSMIFEPFYQGTLQRKGAVKGSGLGLSIAQDCIKRMGGELILIQSEFADVCFRIKLPLAAENE; translated from the coding sequence ATGATTTCCTTGAAAAAATGGCGTTTATTTCCGCGCTCATTGCGCCAATTAGTTGTCATGGCCTTCTGGCTGGTGTTATTGCCGCTGTTGGTTTTGGCTTATCAGGCTTATCAAAGTCTTGATCAACTCAGTGAGCAAGCGGCTGATATAAACCGTACCACGCTAGCGGATGCCCGCCGCAGTGAGGCTATGACAGGTATTGCGTTGGAGATGGAGCGTAGCTACCGCCAATATTGTGTGTTAGGGGATAAGACGCTGGAAAACCTCTACCAAAGGCAATATCAGCAATACCTTAAGATGCTGAAAGATCAGATGGCTATACTTGATGAGCAACAACATATTAAGACGCTTAATAGTTTATTGTCGCAATTGACAAAAATCGCTTGTCTCAATAGTGAACCTACCCAACCTGCCGCTCAATTACTTGAGCAGTTCTCCAATGCTAATAGCCAGATGGTACAGGCTACCCGTGATATTATTTTCAGCCGGGGAGAACAGTTACAGAAAGATATTGCTGAAAAAGGGCAATTTTTTGGCTGGCAGAGTCTTATTTTATTTCTACTGAGTGCGTTATTGGTCGCGTTATTTACTCGCATGATTATCGGGCCGGTTAAAGGGATTGAACGCATGATTAACCGATTGGGAGAAGGGCAATCATTGGGCGTTCGCATAGATTCTTTTCAGGGGCCGCGAGAACTCCGTTCTTTGGCACAACGGATTATCTGGCTCAGTGAACGCTTGGCTTGGTTGGAATCACAGCGCCATGAGTTTTTACGTCATATTTCTCATGAACTGAAAACACCGCTGGCAAGTATGCGGGAAGGGACAGAATTACTGGCTGATGAAGTGGCAGGGCCATTAACGGCTGATCAGCAAGAAGTGGTTGCTATTCTTGATAATAGTAGTAAACATTTACAGCAATTGATCGAACAATTACTGGATTATAACCGTAAACTGGCAGATGGCCCGACGGAGCAACAGCAAGTTTCTCTACGGGAAATTGTTAATGAGGTAGTTTTATCACACAGTTTACCCGCGAGATCGAAAAATATTCAGACGGAAATCCAGCTTGATGCTGATATTTTATGGGCAGAGCCTACGCTATTAATGCGGGTTATTGATAATCTCTACTCTAATGCGGTGCACTATGGTGCCGAATCCGGTAATATCTGGGTTTCAAGTCGTCAGATTGGTAAATATGTTCAAATTAATGTTGCTAATACAGGTACGCCAATTCCTGAATCAGAACGCAGTATGATTTTTGAACCGTTCTATCAGGGAACGCTCCAGCGTAAAGGTGCAGTGAAAGGCAGCGGTCTTGGGCTAAGTATTGCGCAGGATTGTATTAAGCGTATGGGGGGCGAACTGATATTAATTCAGAGCGAATTTGCTGACGTATGTTTTCGTATTAAATTGCCATTAGCTGCTGAGAATGAATAA
- a CDS encoding type II toxin-antitoxin system prevent-host-death family antitoxin: MYQTPNSRITTVSAFKKELASMDVSQPVTVTQNGEPLYVVQDPAQFEMQQEQMALLRLLSFAEKDIKSGRIVSSSELRNNLRKLANGDHK, translated from the coding sequence ATGTATCAAACCCCAAATTCGCGGATTACGACAGTCTCCGCGTTTAAAAAAGAATTGGCTTCTATGGATGTATCGCAGCCAGTCACAGTAACCCAAAACGGGGAGCCGTTATATGTGGTTCAAGATCCGGCTCAGTTTGAAATGCAACAAGAACAAATGGCATTGTTGCGACTGCTGTCTTTTGCTGAAAAAGACATAAAATCTGGACGAATTGTGTCATCTAGTGAACTACGAAATAATTTACGGAAATTAGCAAACGGTGATCATAAATAA